A window from Shewanella livingstonensis encodes these proteins:
- a CDS encoding LysR family transcriptional regulator, which produces MDIQALKKVSELDVFSLLVFKLIYETGFANFAAKELAVSAPKISRCLTSLRAIFNDELFFRRQQGLKPTPLAERLYLPVCQLCDMVSKIERVADDRLSHHQTPILHIAVSPSIITSVAIALSNIPREIIGKVKLHSWQADTEELIYNGELDFGIGFETQDAHGLEASPIANVRSLCVVGNVNHVFWAGAEHIKLEDIIQHSIVYLRCKGFNNRIDPLELYCQTDGLLLEDIECVRNLEDWYWHMLTMDSLAITICNEGSFAQQIPQLRVERLPDSEFNKLNNVMAMPSYCLIERAEHYRRYSSDMKQMIIDIIKLLLV; this is translated from the coding sequence GTGGATATTCAAGCATTAAAAAAGGTCAGCGAATTAGATGTATTTAGTTTGTTGGTGTTTAAGCTTATTTACGAGACTGGCTTTGCTAATTTTGCCGCCAAAGAGCTTGCGGTGTCTGCACCTAAAATTAGTCGATGTTTAACATCATTAAGGGCTATTTTTAATGACGAATTGTTTTTTCGCCGCCAACAAGGTTTAAAGCCAACACCACTAGCCGAACGCTTGTATCTACCGGTATGCCAGCTATGCGATATGGTGAGCAAAATTGAGCGTGTGGCTGATGACCGATTAAGCCATCACCAAACCCCTATTTTACATATTGCGGTATCGCCGAGCATTATTACCAGTGTTGCTATTGCACTAAGTAATATACCTAGAGAGATTATTGGTAAAGTTAAATTGCACAGTTGGCAAGCCGATACTGAAGAGTTAATTTATAATGGTGAACTTGATTTTGGTATTGGCTTTGAAACCCAAGATGCCCATGGTTTAGAGGCTTCCCCAATAGCTAATGTGAGGTCTTTATGTGTTGTCGGTAACGTTAATCATGTATTTTGGGCTGGCGCTGAACACATAAAATTAGAAGATATTATTCAACACTCTATCGTATATTTACGTTGTAAAGGTTTTAATAATCGTATCGATCCATTAGAGCTTTATTGCCAAACCGATGGTTTACTATTGGAAGATATCGAATGTGTCCGAAACCTAGAAGATTGGTATTGGCATATGCTGACCATGGACAGTTTAGCCATTACTATTTGTAATGAAGGTTCGTTTGCACAACAAATCCCACAACTACGAGTAGAAAGGCTGCCAGACAGTGAATTTAATAAGCTGAACAACGTTATGGCTATGCCAAGTTATTGTTTAATTGAGCGTGCAGAACATTATCGTCGTTACTCGTCAGACATGAAACAAATGATAATTGATATCATTAAGTTGCTGTTGGTATAA
- a CDS encoding substrate-binding periplasmic protein: MNPLFSKLYAIILSVCFALTPMEHLYAKNIPQVQFITHPLPPFSYIHNGHLSGFAIDILQAMMQHTQQTAKIEMYPFNRAFQLINSQPNTALFLLAKRPEREVNMKWVGPIISSGVYFYQKRHSELSLADLEDLKRVRNVGVVLGNADHTYLDSQGFTNLSTDKSQLQSLKMLNYGRVDVAPMSELVMPFLAKAADIDINSIERTSIKLYDSTLYIAFSNDTTDEAVILWQQAFDELKTSGRYQAIYDQYFAQEISIAKH, encoded by the coding sequence ATGAACCCCTTATTTTCAAAACTTTATGCCATCATCTTGAGTGTTTGCTTTGCACTGACTCCGATGGAACATTTATATGCAAAAAATATTCCCCAAGTGCAATTCATCACCCATCCACTACCTCCATTTAGTTACATACATAATGGTCATTTAAGTGGTTTTGCCATCGATATACTTCAAGCTATGATGCAACATACTCAACAAACAGCCAAGATTGAAATGTACCCCTTTAATAGAGCATTTCAACTCATCAACTCACAACCAAATACCGCATTATTTTTACTGGCTAAAAGACCTGAAAGAGAAGTAAACATGAAATGGGTAGGCCCCATTATTAGCAGCGGAGTGTATTTTTACCAAAAACGCCATTCCGAACTATCATTAGCAGATTTAGAAGACTTAAAACGTGTCCGAAATGTTGGCGTAGTGCTTGGTAATGCTGACCACACCTATTTGGACTCCCAAGGCTTCACCAACCTCAGTACTGACAAATCACAATTACAATCACTAAAAATGCTCAACTATGGGCGAGTTGATGTTGCGCCTATGAGCGAGCTGGTAATGCCTTTTTTGGCAAAAGCAGCCGATATCGATATCAACTCAATAGAGCGTACTTCTATTAAGTTGTATGACTCGACCTTGTATATCGCATTTTCAAACGACACTACTGATGAGGCGGTTATATTATGGCAACAAGCATTTGATGAACTAAAAACATCAGGGCGTTATCAAGCAATTTATGACCAATACTTTGCCCAAGAGATCAGTATTGCTAAGCACTAA
- a CDS encoding OmcA/MtrC family decaheme c-type cytochrome: MKKYNRTLLAAAFIAALGVTGCGSDGSDGADGAAGAAGTDGATGSDGTSAGLTVTTVENAYDFNLQLAPTDIVVVGSDPFNVKFTVSGKGTGNADVPYSGLEKVALYVTSQSANTTDTGAPMLWTNHALANDFGSSMYCTLTGTATARGGAVVNACTLVEDATNPGTYIGTWAHDGNAPVVLASGDANDLVRVFIRAYDVTMADGTAVSDKILSTPVDFIPATGELAVSAKDSVSNAACIKCHSPMEGYADTDMRIANIGAHHNYQKVENCVACHNPAYAGGQDDPDVGFNVNFNAMIHTIHMGKELAQWQGLEGEAKEMWGEVGFPAESTECTVCHDNGTQWNDNVYAEACVSCHLTVNFETGENHKGIVPSSDAVCSGCHGAGSLSPIQAHSVDRRDVFENGLVLDVVSANVAADVLTVVIDVKLNGVVAVDGTDLTQYLNKAKSGDDILIGTLDSNGDYLRGLSINTASNPEMFIVQGGKLTLAKTLTANQLDGKTLSVSSEMNMCGNTTTHKVVVNTMLTSGAGTDTGACDVAAPANIVTKFFMFDTVAATGVLTEANLRFVSPALTAYSSPTQVGNDRTTADEMKCNACHDNLAHVKSPNHGVTNFTQCADCHNNNYAGSYHADVYKQSGVDATGEPTFAVIPGLEYYNRDLATVAHRFHSGLFAGSTGAGIYLGTDDELVNYPATKTNCQACHKDENAAGDAMAFFSGTGTLTSGRTAIEVDDNQFDGVPGEFISPVAEACRSCHAHSGAAALAHFKSNGATVFGDNVTTAAGVPIESCATCHAEGKTYGLDKVHSGAAH; this comes from the coding sequence ATGAAAAAATATAATAGAACATTACTTGCTGCAGCGTTTATTGCAGCGTTAGGTGTGACCGGTTGTGGCTCTGACGGCAGTGATGGTGCTGACGGAGCTGCAGGTGCCGCGGGTACTGATGGTGCTACTGGTAGCGACGGTACTTCTGCAGGACTAACGGTTACTACTGTTGAAAATGCATATGACTTTAATTTGCAACTTGCGCCAACAGATATTGTTGTTGTCGGTAGCGATCCTTTTAACGTCAAATTTACCGTGTCGGGTAAAGGCACTGGTAATGCTGATGTTCCATATTCTGGACTTGAAAAAGTGGCATTATATGTCACCAGCCAGTCTGCTAATACTACAGACACTGGTGCACCAATGTTATGGACCAACCATGCGCTTGCTAATGATTTTGGCAGTAGCATGTATTGTACGCTAACAGGCACTGCAACTGCTCGAGGTGGTGCGGTTGTTAATGCGTGTACATTAGTTGAAGATGCAACTAATCCTGGTACTTACATTGGTACTTGGGCACATGATGGTAATGCGCCTGTGGTATTAGCGAGTGGTGATGCAAATGATTTAGTGCGAGTGTTTATTCGTGCCTATGACGTTACGATGGCTGACGGTACAGCAGTAAGTGATAAGATTTTATCAACTCCAGTAGATTTTATTCCTGCTACTGGGGAACTCGCTGTTTCAGCAAAAGACTCTGTGTCTAATGCTGCCTGTATTAAGTGTCATAGCCCAATGGAAGGTTACGCTGATACTGATATGCGTATTGCCAACATTGGTGCTCACCATAACTACCAAAAAGTTGAAAACTGCGTCGCTTGTCATAACCCAGCCTATGCTGGTGGACAAGATGATCCTGATGTTGGTTTTAACGTTAACTTCAATGCGATGATCCACACCATTCATATGGGTAAGGAACTTGCTCAATGGCAGGGACTAGAAGGCGAAGCTAAAGAGATGTGGGGCGAAGTTGGTTTCCCTGCTGAGTCAACTGAATGTACTGTTTGCCATGATAATGGCACCCAATGGAACGACAATGTCTATGCTGAAGCTTGTGTATCATGTCACTTAACGGTGAACTTTGAAACTGGTGAAAACCATAAAGGGATTGTTCCTTCAAGCGACGCTGTTTGTTCTGGTTGTCACGGTGCTGGTAGCTTAAGCCCAATCCAGGCGCACAGTGTTGATCGTCGTGACGTTTTTGAAAATGGTTTAGTTTTAGACGTTGTTTCTGCAAATGTTGCTGCTGACGTATTAACTGTCGTTATTGATGTTAAATTAAACGGCGTTGTTGCTGTTGATGGTACTGATTTAACGCAATACCTAAACAAAGCGAAATCAGGTGATGATATCTTAATTGGTACACTTGATAGTAATGGTGATTACTTACGTGGTTTAAGCATCAATACTGCTTCTAATCCAGAAATGTTTATAGTCCAAGGTGGCAAACTAACCTTAGCTAAAACACTTACTGCAAATCAATTAGATGGTAAAACACTTTCAGTGTCTTCAGAAATGAACATGTGTGGTAATACAACAACTCACAAGGTTGTGGTAAATACTATGTTAACGTCTGGCGCGGGTACCGATACTGGTGCTTGTGATGTTGCCGCTCCTGCTAACATAGTCACCAAGTTCTTCATGTTTGATACTGTCGCTGCTACAGGTGTATTAACGGAAGCCAACTTACGTTTTGTAAGCCCTGCATTGACTGCTTATAGCTCACCTACGCAGGTGGGTAATGACCGCACAACGGCTGATGAAATGAAGTGTAATGCTTGTCACGACAACTTAGCCCACGTTAAATCACCTAACCATGGTGTGACTAACTTTACCCAGTGTGCTGATTGTCACAACAACAACTATGCTGGCTCTTATCATGCAGATGTTTACAAGCAGTCTGGTGTTGATGCTACAGGCGAACCTACATTTGCAGTAATTCCAGGTTTAGAGTATTACAATCGTGATTTAGCAACAGTTGCTCACCGTTTCCACAGTGGATTGTTTGCTGGCTCTACTGGAGCAGGCATCTATTTAGGAACAGATGATGAATTAGTTAACTATCCTGCGACTAAAACCAATTGCCAAGCTTGTCATAAAGATGAGAATGCTGCTGGCGATGCGATGGCTTTCTTCTCTGGTACTGGCACGTTAACCTCTGGTAGAACTGCCATCGAAGTAGATGATAATCAATTTGATGGTGTTCCTGGCGAGTTTATTTCTCCAGTAGCTGAAGCATGTCGCAGTTGTCACGCGCACTCTGGTGCTGCCGCTCTTGCTCACTTTAAGAGTAATGGTGCGACAGTCTTTGGCGACAACGTCACAACAGCTGCCGGTGTACCTATTGAATCATGTGCAACTTGTCATGCTGAAGGTAAAACTTACGGTCTTGACAAAGTTCACTCTGGTGCAGCGCACTAG
- a CDS encoding valine--tRNA ligase — protein sequence MEKTYNPKSIEQALYQNWEEQGYFKPHGDESQGNYCIMIPPPNVTGSLHMGHAFQDTIMDTLTRFERMKGKNTLWQVGTDHAGIATQMLVERKLEAEEGKNRHDLGRDAFINKVWDWKEQSGGTITKQLRRMGASVDWERERFTMDEGLSKAVQEVFVRLYDDELIYRGKRLVNWDPKLHTAISDLEVENKEKQGHMWHFRYPLAQGALTADGKDYLEVATTRPETMLGDSAVAVHPDDERYQSLIGKFILLPIVNRLVPIVADDYVDMEFGTGCVKITPAHDFNDYEVGKRHALPMYNIFTLDAAVRGFVEVINTDGTPNKGIEIALPERYVGLDRFKARDAIVAEFDTLGLLEKVAPHALKVPYGDRSGVVIEPLLTDQWYVAVQSMAKTAIEAVETGEIKFVPQQYENMYFSWMRDIKDWCISRQLWWGHRIPAWYDENGKVYVGRNEAEVRAKHKFADSVVLRQDDDVLDTWFSSALWTFSTLGWPDNLEDLKTFHPTDVLVTGFDIIFFWVARMIMMTMHFIKDEDGKPQVPFKTVYVTGLIRDEAGNKMSKSKGNVLDPLDMIDGIDLETLVTKRTGNMMQPQLAAKIEKSTRKEFADGIEAHGTDALRFTLAAMASTGRDINWDMKRLDGYRSFCNKLWNASRYVLMNTETQINPDSDEAGEPLDCGQRLVDGKPGPMELSLADRWIIGLFNQTVKTVEDHMAAFRFDLAANTLYEFTWNQFCDWYLELTKPVMQNGSEAQMRGTRHTLVNVLEKMQRLMHPIMPYITETIWQRVKPLAGVTGDTIMLASFPTYQADQVDATAMADLEWVKQVIVAVRNIRAELNIAPSKPLNALLRGVSYEDRIRLEANQTFFASLAKLETMTILAEGETAPMSSTQLVGNMELLIPMAGLIDVGAEMARIDKQLDKLAQEIARIEGKLSNQGFVAKAPAAVIDKERAKMADLTRDIEKLNEQQVELAKI from the coding sequence ATGGAAAAAACATACAACCCAAAGTCTATCGAACAAGCCCTTTACCAGAACTGGGAAGAGCAAGGTTACTTCAAGCCACATGGTGATGAATCACAAGGTAATTATTGCATCATGATCCCGCCACCGAACGTAACCGGTAGCTTGCACATGGGACATGCCTTCCAAGACACCATCATGGATACCCTAACCCGCTTTGAGCGCATGAAAGGTAAAAATACCTTATGGCAAGTGGGCACAGATCATGCTGGTATCGCGACCCAAATGTTGGTTGAGCGAAAGCTTGAAGCCGAAGAAGGCAAAAATCGCCATGATTTAGGTCGAGATGCCTTTATCAACAAAGTGTGGGACTGGAAAGAACAGTCTGGTGGTACTATCACCAAACAGCTGCGCCGCATGGGCGCATCGGTTGATTGGGAACGCGAACGTTTCACCATGGATGAGGGCTTATCAAAAGCCGTTCAAGAAGTGTTTGTTCGCCTATACGACGATGAACTCATTTATCGTGGTAAGCGCCTAGTAAACTGGGATCCAAAGCTGCACACCGCTATTTCAGACCTTGAAGTTGAAAATAAAGAGAAGCAAGGCCACATGTGGCATTTCCGCTATCCTTTAGCCCAAGGTGCATTAACAGCCGACGGTAAAGACTACCTAGAGGTGGCCACTACGCGTCCTGAAACCATGCTAGGTGACAGCGCAGTTGCCGTACACCCAGATGACGAACGTTATCAATCACTCATTGGTAAATTCATTTTATTGCCTATCGTTAATCGTTTAGTGCCGATTGTTGCCGACGATTATGTCGACATGGAATTTGGCACCGGTTGCGTAAAAATCACCCCTGCCCATGACTTTAACGACTATGAAGTCGGTAAGCGTCACGCACTGCCTATGTACAATATCTTCACCTTAGATGCTGCGGTTCGCGGTTTTGTTGAAGTGATTAACACTGATGGCACGCCAAACAAAGGCATCGAAATTGCGCTTCCTGAGCGTTATGTTGGCTTAGATCGTTTTAAAGCCCGTGATGCTATTGTGGCTGAATTTGACACATTAGGCTTACTTGAAAAAGTGGCACCTCACGCCTTAAAAGTACCTTATGGCGATCGCTCGGGTGTAGTGATTGAACCATTACTAACCGACCAATGGTATGTTGCCGTTCAGTCAATGGCAAAAACAGCGATTGAAGCGGTTGAAACTGGCGAGATCAAGTTTGTACCACAACAATACGAGAACATGTATTTCTCGTGGATGCGTGACATTAAAGACTGGTGTATTTCACGTCAGCTGTGGTGGGGACATCGTATTCCAGCCTGGTATGACGAAAACGGTAAAGTGTATGTTGGCCGTAACGAAGCAGAAGTGCGTGCTAAGCATAAATTTGCTGACTCAGTAGTATTACGCCAAGACGATGACGTATTAGACACCTGGTTTAGCTCGGCGTTATGGACCTTTTCAACCTTAGGTTGGCCAGACAACTTAGAAGATTTAAAAACCTTCCACCCAACGGATGTGTTGGTTACCGGTTTTGACATCATCTTCTTCTGGGTTGCCCGTATGATCATGATGACCATGCACTTCATTAAAGATGAAGACGGCAAGCCGCAAGTGCCTTTTAAAACGGTTTATGTTACCGGTCTTATCCGTGATGAAGCTGGCAACAAGATGTCAAAATCTAAAGGTAACGTGCTTGACCCATTAGACATGATCGACGGTATCGACCTTGAAACGTTAGTGACTAAGCGTACTGGCAACATGATGCAGCCACAACTTGCTGCAAAAATTGAAAAAAGTACTCGTAAAGAGTTTGCCGATGGTATTGAGGCCCATGGTACCGATGCACTGCGCTTCACCTTAGCAGCAATGGCATCAACCGGCCGAGATATCAACTGGGACATGAAACGCCTAGACGGTTACCGCAGTTTCTGTAACAAGTTATGGAACGCGTCACGCTATGTGTTAATGAACACAGAAACGCAGATTAATCCTGATAGCGATGAAGCTGGCGAGCCGTTAGATTGTGGCCAACGATTAGTTGATGGCAAACCGGGGCCAATGGAATTGTCGTTAGCCGACCGTTGGATCATTGGTTTATTTAATCAAACCGTCAAAACCGTTGAAGATCATATGGCTGCTTTTCGTTTCGACTTAGCCGCTAATACATTATACGAGTTCACCTGGAATCAATTCTGTGACTGGTATTTAGAACTGACTAAACCGGTTATGCAAAATGGCAGCGAAGCGCAAATGCGTGGCACTCGCCACACTTTAGTCAATGTGCTTGAAAAAATGCAGCGCCTAATGCACCCTATTATGCCATACATCACCGAAACGATTTGGCAACGCGTCAAACCGTTAGCGGGCGTAACTGGCGATACTATCATGCTAGCATCGTTCCCAACTTATCAAGCAGATCAAGTTGATGCGACCGCGATGGCCGATCTTGAATGGGTTAAGCAAGTGATTGTAGCAGTACGTAATATTCGTGCAGAGCTTAACATTGCCCCATCAAAGCCGCTTAATGCGTTACTGCGTGGTGTGAGTTACGAAGATCGTATTCGTCTTGAAGCAAACCAAACATTCTTTGCAAGTTTGGCTAAACTCGAAACGATGACCATTTTAGCAGAGGGTGAAACAGCGCCAATGTCGAGCACGCAGTTAGTCGGTAACATGGAACTGTTAATCCCAATGGCAGGCTTAATCGATGTTGGTGCAGAAATGGCCCGTATCGACAAGCAATTAGACAAGCTTGCCCAAGAGATTGCTCGTATTGAAGGTAAATTATCTAATCAAGGTTTTGTGGCTAAAGCCCCAGCGGCGGTGATTGATAAAGAGCGCGCTAAGATGGCAGATTTAACTCGTGATATTGAAAAGTTAAACGAGCAACAAGTCGAGTTGGCTAAAATTTAA
- a CDS encoding 16S rRNA pseudouridine(516) synthase, which produces MVSKRGRIDQFIAGTLQVSKKAVRELLITNKVLVDGQFAKSPDLQINEFSHIECNGVVLRHYQKQYYMLNKPDGVVSATIDDKHPTALGLMIGVNTDMLHIAGRLDLHSTGLLLLTNDARWSEALMAPEHKVDKKYLVTLANPLDQQYVEAFANGMYFEYENITTLPAQLTVLSSHLARVVLREGKYHQVKRMFGRFRNPVLALHRESVGEIMLDNQLTPGEFRSLTKAEVDSVFQH; this is translated from the coding sequence ATGGTGTCTAAACGAGGTCGAATTGATCAATTTATTGCTGGCACATTACAGGTCTCGAAAAAAGCCGTGCGTGAATTGTTAATCACCAATAAAGTGCTGGTCGATGGCCAGTTTGCTAAGTCACCAGACTTACAAATAAATGAGTTTAGCCATATTGAGTGTAATGGTGTGGTACTGCGCCATTATCAAAAGCAATACTATATGCTTAATAAACCTGACGGTGTGGTAAGTGCAACGATTGATGATAAACATCCAACAGCATTAGGTTTAATGATCGGTGTTAATACAGATATGCTGCATATTGCTGGTCGATTAGATTTACATTCTACCGGGTTATTGTTGTTAACTAATGATGCTAGATGGTCAGAGGCTTTGATGGCACCAGAGCATAAAGTCGATAAAAAATACCTAGTGACTTTAGCTAATCCGCTCGATCAACAATACGTCGAAGCTTTTGCTAATGGAATGTATTTTGAATATGAAAATATTACTACCTTACCGGCACAACTCACTGTTTTATCAAGTCACCTAGCTAGAGTGGTGTTGCGTGAAGGCAAGTATCATCAAGTTAAGCGTATGTTTGGTCGTTTTCGTAATCCGGTGCTTGCGCTGCATCGAGAATCAGTTGGTGAGATCATGCTTGATAACCAGTTAACCCCGGGTGAATTTCGTTCATTAACAAAAGCTGAAGTTGATAGCGTTTTTCAGCACTAG
- a CDS encoding MFS transporter: MSTNSHSGNDLSEVKQLGMWAAITSLGYIFWLVGGMELVERIAYYGVKASAGLYAKTPVSEGGLGISLSDYGIIISVWALLQTFIPVLTGGISDRVGYKETIFVSTIVKICGYLTMALFPSFWGFLAGAMLLAIGTGVFKPGIQGTLVLSTNRNNTSMAWGIFYQVVNIGGFLGPLVAVHMRQLSWDNVFYACAAIISFNFLFLLAYKEPGKEDRLERARQVKSGEIKQEALWKDALRELKKPVVIYYMLVFAGFWFLYNSLFDVLPIHIAEWVDTSVIVTSLFGPEGTSNGILQFWLGLNNDGTKVMPEGMLNLNAGMIMTTCFIVAALTAKYRITTAMFVGCLLSILAIALVGAFNAAWMIVLAIAMFSVGEMMISPKKNEFMGNIAPEGKKAMYLGFVMLPQGIGWTLEGYFGPKLYDMYASKERIAREALSEHGMSLTDIANIPQGEAFSRLVSATGQDPQALTQALYHANNIGMAWYIIAAIGIISAVGIFIYGKWLLRMQRQQMA, encoded by the coding sequence ATGAGCACTAATTCACACTCAGGCAACGATCTGAGTGAAGTAAAACAATTGGGAATGTGGGCAGCAATAACCAGTTTAGGCTATATATTTTGGCTTGTCGGTGGCATGGAACTAGTAGAGCGCATAGCCTATTATGGCGTAAAAGCCAGTGCGGGATTGTATGCTAAGACACCAGTATCAGAAGGCGGACTGGGCATTAGTTTAAGTGATTACGGTATTATTATATCCGTATGGGCATTACTGCAAACCTTTATTCCAGTATTAACTGGCGGTATTTCTGACCGTGTAGGCTATAAAGAAACCATTTTTGTTTCTACCATAGTTAAAATCTGTGGTTATTTAACGATGGCTCTTTTCCCTAGTTTCTGGGGGTTTCTTGCTGGAGCAATGCTATTAGCTATAGGCACCGGGGTATTTAAACCTGGTATTCAAGGCACTTTAGTACTGTCAACAAACCGTAATAATACCTCAATGGCTTGGGGTATATTTTACCAGGTTGTTAACATTGGTGGTTTTCTAGGTCCGTTAGTTGCTGTGCACATGCGCCAATTATCTTGGGACAATGTATTTTATGCTTGTGCAGCGATTATCTCGTTTAACTTTTTATTTTTACTGGCTTATAAAGAGCCCGGTAAAGAAGATCGTTTAGAACGTGCGCGTCAAGTTAAATCAGGGGAGATAAAGCAAGAAGCACTGTGGAAAGATGCCCTTAGAGAGCTAAAAAAACCTGTAGTGATTTACTATATGTTAGTGTTTGCCGGTTTTTGGTTTTTATATAACTCATTATTTGATGTATTACCGATCCACATTGCTGAATGGGTTGATACCAGTGTCATTGTTACCTCTTTATTTGGCCCAGAAGGTACCAGTAACGGCATATTACAGTTCTGGTTAGGACTTAATAATGACGGCACTAAAGTGATGCCAGAAGGTATGCTTAATCTCAATGCCGGGATGATCATGACCACATGCTTTATTGTTGCTGCTCTTACCGCTAAATATCGCATTACTACTGCCATGTTTGTTGGTTGTTTATTGAGTATTTTAGCCATTGCCTTAGTCGGTGCGTTTAATGCTGCTTGGATGATCGTATTGGCTATTGCGATGTTTTCGGTCGGTGAGATGATGATAAGCCCAAAGAAAAACGAGTTTATGGGTAACATTGCGCCTGAAGGTAAAAAAGCCATGTACTTAGGTTTTGTCATGCTACCCCAAGGCATAGGTTGGACTTTAGAAGGTTATTTTGGCCCTAAACTGTATGACATGTACGCTTCAAAAGAGCGCATCGCTCGTGAAGCCTTATCTGAACATGGTATGAGCTTAACGGATATCGCCAATATCCCCCAAGGAGAAGCCTTTAGCCGTTTAGTCAGTGCCACAGGTCAAGATCCACAAGCATTAACTCAGGCTTTATATCATGCCAACAATATCGGCATGGCTTGGTATATTATTGCAGCCATTGGCATTATTTCCGCGGTAGGCATTTTCATCTACGGAAAATGGTTATTAAGGATGCAGCGTCAACAAATGGCGTAA
- a CDS encoding PBPRA1643 family SWIM/SEC-C metal-binding motif protein, whose product MSDKFFFKGRQTPKPAYGESGYNTKRAAKLGTETLPLNLSVQTEARKIEVAAMVAEKQLFANITIDTDKPENIIDLSGILNKPKTVSFEAKPNRNDACPCGSGKKYKKCCGA is encoded by the coding sequence ATGTCTGATAAATTCTTTTTTAAAGGTCGTCAAACCCCTAAACCGGCCTATGGCGAAAGTGGTTATAACACCAAACGCGCAGCCAAACTTGGCACCGAAACATTACCGCTTAATTTGTCGGTTCAAACAGAAGCGCGCAAAATTGAAGTTGCCGCAATGGTTGCTGAAAAACAATTATTTGCCAATATTACTATTGATACCGACAAGCCAGAAAATATTATTGATTTAAGCGGTATATTAAATAAACCAAAAACGGTCAGCTTTGAAGCTAAACCTAACCGTAATGATGCTTGCCCTTGTGGCAGTGGTAAAAAATATAAAAAGTGTTGTGGCGCCTAA
- a CDS encoding DNA polymerase III subunit chi: MTQAIFYLMPDNHNQMSALDALYLAACRLAEQQYRQQKTVYIHCKDKQQAYAIDELLWQFEPSAFVPHNLKGEGPVTGAPVEIGFDTLGPNKSRQVLINLADQMPSFAVNLAHIIDFVANDDELKRIARNRYRQYQNVGITPNTQALAE, from the coding sequence ATGACTCAAGCTATATTTTACCTTATGCCTGATAATCATAATCAAATGAGTGCATTAGATGCGCTCTATTTAGCTGCGTGCAGGTTAGCTGAACAACAATATCGTCAACAAAAAACCGTCTACATTCACTGTAAAGATAAGCAGCAAGCGTATGCGATTGACGAATTACTGTGGCAATTTGAGCCCAGTGCCTTTGTGCCGCACAATTTAAAGGGTGAAGGCCCTGTAACCGGTGCCCCTGTCGAAATTGGTTTTGACACCCTAGGGCCTAATAAAAGTCGCCAGGTTCTGATTAATCTTGCAGACCAGATGCCCAGTTTTGCGGTAAACTTAGCCCATATTATCGATTTTGTCGCTAATGATGATGAACTCAAGCGCATTGCCCGCAATCGCTATCGTCAATACCAGAATGTTGGCATTACGCCCAATACTCAAGCATTAGCTGAATAA